Proteins co-encoded in one Synechococcus elongatus PCC 6301 genomic window:
- a CDS encoding CocE/NonD family hydrolase codes for MIPAPTEPVASRHHLPVQQEALSLWTSDGIRLDADLYRPQTGEPLPLLLMRQPYGRAIASTVVYAHPRWYAEQGYLVLVQDVRGCGSSTGEFQLFAHEAADGAETIAWAQQLPGCNGRIGLYGFSYQGMTQLYAASQASGAVRAIAPAMLGPDLYRHWATEGGAFRLQLSLAWALQLAGLQAQRQQDQQAWQQLRAAGQQLQSEAGIQAAETLLRSIDPHSFYFDWQRSPEDAYWTAIAPNLAPIDLPALHIGGWFDPYLNGTIATYEILKQQTTTPQWLRIGPWAHLPWGRKAGAIDFGPTAISPIDELQVRWFDAWLKDQPERLQDEPAIAVFEMGRNQWRSLADWPTGTSQVWSIASDGLAAMRSDRGQLQRAAADRETFDVVVHDPWRPVPNLGGHNGLAAGPQERSGLEERSDILKYRSQPLSSDLLICGQPRLYLICESDRPSWDLCVVLSRQTARGLWDFSQGFRRIAQAEAGVGYWVDLQPTCQRLLAGDRLCLSISLAAYPAFAVNPGQSGQPTATVPAEARIITLQVQSAGSFLELPTVAIAASSESA; via the coding sequence ATGATTCCAGCACCTACCGAACCAGTCGCTAGCCGCCATCACCTGCCGGTTCAGCAAGAAGCACTCAGTCTCTGGACAAGCGACGGCATTCGCTTGGATGCCGACCTCTATCGGCCGCAAACGGGGGAGCCCTTGCCCTTGCTACTGATGCGCCAGCCCTACGGACGGGCGATCGCCTCCACGGTGGTCTATGCCCATCCACGCTGGTATGCCGAGCAAGGCTATCTCGTGCTGGTGCAGGATGTACGAGGCTGCGGCAGTTCGACCGGTGAGTTTCAGCTATTTGCTCACGAAGCGGCAGACGGTGCCGAGACGATCGCTTGGGCACAGCAACTGCCGGGATGCAATGGCCGGATTGGGCTCTACGGTTTTTCCTACCAAGGCATGACCCAGCTCTACGCTGCCAGTCAGGCCAGTGGTGCGGTGCGAGCGATCGCACCCGCCATGTTGGGGCCAGATCTCTACCGACACTGGGCCACGGAAGGGGGGGCTTTTCGCCTGCAGCTCAGTTTGGCTTGGGCACTACAACTAGCGGGACTCCAAGCCCAGCGGCAACAAGATCAGCAAGCTTGGCAACAGTTACGAGCGGCGGGTCAGCAGCTGCAATCGGAAGCGGGAATCCAAGCAGCAGAGACTCTGTTGCGCTCCATCGATCCCCACTCATTTTACTTCGATTGGCAGCGATCGCCCGAGGATGCTTACTGGACCGCGATCGCCCCCAATCTGGCTCCAATTGATCTTCCTGCTCTGCACATTGGCGGCTGGTTTGATCCCTACCTGAATGGCACGATCGCGACCTATGAAATCCTGAAGCAGCAAACCACGACTCCCCAATGGCTACGGATTGGGCCTTGGGCGCATCTCCCTTGGGGTCGCAAGGCTGGAGCGATCGATTTTGGCCCTACCGCGATCAGCCCAATCGACGAGCTACAGGTGCGTTGGTTCGATGCTTGGCTTAAGGATCAGCCCGAGCGCCTCCAGGATGAGCCGGCGATCGCGGTCTTTGAAATGGGTCGCAACCAGTGGCGATCACTTGCCGATTGGCCAACAGGAACATCACAAGTTTGGTCGATCGCCAGTGATGGGCTAGCAGCGATGCGCAGCGATCGCGGGCAGTTGCAACGGGCTGCCGCCGATCGCGAGACTTTCGACGTCGTCGTCCATGATCCTTGGCGGCCTGTACCGAACCTGGGCGGCCATAACGGCTTGGCAGCCGGGCCACAGGAGCGCAGCGGGCTGGAGGAACGTAGCGATATTCTCAAGTACCGCAGTCAACCTCTCTCGTCTGACCTCTTGATCTGCGGACAACCGCGTCTCTATCTGATCTGTGAGAGCGATCGTCCCAGTTGGGATCTCTGCGTGGTGCTGTCGCGCCAAACCGCTCGTGGTTTATGGGACTTCAGCCAAGGGTTTCGACGGATTGCTCAAGCGGAAGCGGGTGTAGGCTATTGGGTCGATCTGCAGCCCACCTGTCAGCGCCTTTTAGCGGGCGATCGCCTCTGCCTGAGCATTAGCCTTGCCGCCTATCCAGCCTTTGCCGTCAATCCTGGCCAGAGCGGACAACCAACGGCTACGGTGCCCGCTGAGGCACGGATCATTACCCTGCAAGTGCAGTCAGCAGGAAGCTTTTTGGAGTTACCAACCGTTGCGATCGCTGCCAGTTCCGAGTCAGCCTGA
- a CDS encoding DUF3887 domain-containing protein, translated as MLEPRLAAALTNNDLRANIRDSRAKLGKVNGSSIAAIDQRPGLDTVTVLMQTNTGQFRLRLLFNQQEQVVGYDLPDFVEPPEAVARNFVQALPKNQSLKARALLSPLLKTELFPQQVEQRWTTLQQRTGPFQQIVNVRNAGTEAGITLLLVEVRFRNADDSLFISLDGDNRITNVDFPENPRPN; from the coding sequence TTGCTCGAGCCGCGCCTCGCCGCCGCCCTCACCAACAATGATCTGCGGGCCAACATCCGCGACAGTCGGGCCAAGCTCGGCAAGGTCAATGGGTCTTCCATTGCTGCTATTGATCAACGGCCGGGGTTAGATACGGTCACTGTTTTGATGCAAACAAATACTGGTCAGTTCCGACTGCGCCTGCTGTTTAATCAGCAAGAGCAGGTTGTCGGCTACGACCTACCCGACTTCGTTGAGCCGCCCGAAGCAGTCGCCCGCAACTTTGTCCAAGCTCTTCCCAAAAATCAATCGCTCAAGGCCCGCGCCTTGCTCAGTCCGCTGCTGAAGACCGAGCTCTTCCCCCAGCAAGTGGAGCAGCGCTGGACGACTTTGCAACAACGCACCGGGCCATTTCAGCAAATTGTGAATGTCCGCAATGCTGGCACCGAAGCGGGGATCACGCTCCTGCTGGTCGAAGTGCGCTTCCGCAACGCTGACGACTCCCTCTTCATTTCTCTGGATGGCGACAATCGCATTACAAACGTCGATTTCCCGGAGAATCCGCGCCCAAACTAA
- a CDS encoding ATP-dependent 6-phosphofructokinase produces the protein MAVRKLGVLTSGGDCPGLNAVIRAIARHAVGNYGWELWGIAYATQGLLKRQAIALSPHHFDRQSLDPLLCSGGTILGSINRGDTLAHQAEILAGYQELGLDALIGIGGDGSLAILRQLAEAGRWQFIGIPKTIDNDVALTERAIGFDTAIHTVAEALLSLGSTAASHDRIMIAEVMGRQSGHLALQGGIAGGADVILLPEIPYRLLELCHYLQQLRDRWQRRYAVIAIAEGTHHPPEVTQGPGSLGEQLVQAITAQDPTLDARVTVLGHVQRGGNPVASDRLLATQMGYAAVERLAAGASGEMMAWQGGRVVSVPLEAVCLQSPTLVDPHSPPVDTAAGLGIFLGDRSLTPWRGSACPTH, from the coding sequence ATGGCGGTGCGCAAGTTAGGCGTTCTCACCAGTGGCGGCGATTGCCCAGGCCTCAATGCTGTGATTCGAGCGATCGCCCGTCATGCCGTTGGCAATTACGGCTGGGAGCTCTGGGGGATTGCCTACGCCACTCAAGGGCTCCTCAAGCGGCAAGCGATCGCCCTGTCCCCCCACCACTTCGATCGGCAGAGTCTTGACCCGTTGCTCTGCAGCGGTGGCACCATCCTCGGGTCCATCAATCGGGGCGATACCCTTGCCCACCAAGCCGAAATTCTGGCTGGCTATCAGGAACTTGGCTTGGATGCCCTGATTGGCATTGGCGGCGATGGCAGTCTGGCCATTCTGCGGCAGCTAGCCGAAGCGGGTCGTTGGCAGTTCATCGGCATCCCAAAAACCATCGACAACGATGTAGCGCTGACTGAGCGGGCGATCGGGTTTGATACCGCCATTCACACCGTTGCGGAAGCCCTGCTGAGTTTGGGCAGCACAGCAGCCAGCCACGATCGCATCATGATTGCCGAGGTTATGGGTCGCCAGTCGGGGCATTTGGCCCTACAGGGCGGCATTGCCGGAGGCGCCGACGTCATTCTCTTGCCAGAAATTCCCTATCGACTGCTGGAGCTCTGTCACTACTTACAGCAACTGCGCGATCGCTGGCAGCGTCGCTATGCCGTGATTGCGATCGCGGAAGGCACCCATCATCCCCCCGAGGTCACTCAAGGACCTGGCAGCTTGGGCGAACAATTGGTTCAGGCAATCACCGCCCAGGATCCGACATTAGATGCCCGTGTCACCGTCTTGGGTCATGTGCAGCGCGGTGGTAACCCCGTAGCGAGCGATCGCCTTTTGGCTACTCAGATGGGCTACGCCGCTGTAGAACGGCTTGCCGCAGGTGCCTCCGGCGAAATGATGGCTTGGCAGGGCGGGCGGGTTGTCAGCGTTCCGCTCGAAGCCGTCTGCCTCCAAAGCCCTACCTTGGTTGATCCTCACAGTCCGCCCGTCGATACCGCTGCAGGGCTGGGAATTTTTCTGGGCGATCGCAGTCTGACTCCTTGGCGGGGTTCAGCGTGCCCCACCCATTGA
- a CDS encoding TMEM165/GDT1 family protein — protein sequence MDWQLLGASFLAVFLSELGDKSQVAAVALGGSSRSPRAVFFGTASALVLASLIGVVLGDQIADYIPPQWLKLAAIVGFVVIGLRLLLQGSDQEDQLVEEPVDQSTPEP from the coding sequence ATGGATTGGCAGTTGTTGGGTGCGAGTTTCCTGGCAGTGTTTCTGTCGGAACTGGGTGATAAAAGCCAAGTGGCAGCGGTAGCGCTCGGTGGGAGTTCACGATCGCCTCGAGCCGTCTTTTTCGGAACCGCCAGTGCTTTGGTCCTCGCCAGTCTGATCGGTGTGGTTTTAGGTGACCAGATCGCAGATTACATTCCGCCGCAGTGGCTGAAGTTGGCGGCGATCGTGGGTTTTGTGGTGATTGGTTTACGCTTGCTTTTGCAAGGCTCCGATCAGGAAGATCAGCTGGTTGAGGAGCCCGTAGATCAATCCACGCCTGAACCTTAG
- a CDS encoding TMEM165/GDT1 family protein, with protein MAAPSSDLETPTLTEASPGRSSAWGVFVSTFLTIFLAELGDKTQVTTLLMTVESHRPWIVFTGAATALISTSLLGVLVGRWLAQHIAPRTLDVAAGVTLLAIAAVLSWDLWQHWS; from the coding sequence GTGGCTGCTCCTTCTTCTGACCTAGAGACGCCAACGCTCACCGAAGCCAGTCCGGGTCGGTCTTCAGCTTGGGGTGTGTTTGTCTCGACTTTTCTGACCATTTTTCTGGCCGAACTCGGCGACAAAACCCAGGTCACCACGTTGCTGATGACAGTGGAGTCCCATCGGCCTTGGATTGTGTTTACCGGTGCAGCGACAGCCTTGATCAGCACGAGTTTGCTGGGCGTTCTGGTAGGTCGTTGGCTGGCGCAACATATTGCCCCACGCACCCTGGATGTTGCAGCTGGCGTGACGCTGCTAGCGATCGCAGCAGTCCTGAGTTGGGATCTCTGGCAGCACTGGAGCTAA